A region from the Dermacentor andersoni chromosome 11, qqDerAnde1_hic_scaffold, whole genome shotgun sequence genome encodes:
- the LOC126539460 gene encoding uncharacterized protein, with product MSGSWRRVVPTPRILTLFLVLVGFALVLFIYLPRSFEERLVRSPRRRIPVLLAYEGEAEVHTFFCDTHTTQCPRIDFTPASGWQGGIPGVPDLHLLSAHYDTRVWVHGGKNRHYVRLLGVIKSEDADSLRFFCQMWYQELPHPIVVESDRTEIWVPAWDGHTSPGRYYRPFIFSCPVPFNVSSPLGSGPANVSLVAEPCACPPNSLALPKTPEKDPKRGIAVCVKGLDFPEDISARLVEWLELQFLLGADTVFFYIFQVHPKVDLILRYYRRFRRVQFERIQLPGLDEPHIPAKRRHYLANNTWQKRRHELVPYNDCYYRHIPTHEFVLLVDIDEVVLPRRHTTWQQLLDDIVSASPNMLATYASLAVPNVYFFDHFEREKSWSWFLSRVTRSANFTRPGFAVKSFFTTNSSLAVFNHYTLVPLYGKLQRTVLLNKKDVQLNHYRAKCPFEMEVLCKDDYFRFTVKDKMLWKLESKFMSKVRETKEGLRTKFLVHVGKEGTR from the exons TGGCAGCTGGCGGAGGGTCGTGCCGACACCGCGCATCCTCACCCTCTTCCTGGTACTGGTTGGCTTTGCGCTGGTGCTGTTCATCTATCTGCCACGATCGTTTGAGGAACGCTTGGTTCGATCACCACGCCGAAGAATTCCAGTGCTGCTAGCCTACGAAGGCGAAGCTGAAGTGCATACATTTTTCTGCGACACGCACACGACGCAGTGCCCACGCATCGATTTCACGCCAGCTTCTGGATGGCAGGGAGGAATCCCAGGCGTGCCCGACCTGCACCTGCTTTCGGCACACTACGACACCCGGGTGTGGGTGCATGGCGGGAAGAATCGGCACTATGTCAGGCTCCTTGGTGTCATCAAATCAGAGGACGCAGACTCTCTTCGCTTCTTCTGCCAGATGTG GTACCAGGAGCTCCCACATCCTATCGTGGTTGAGTCCGATCGCACTGAGATATGGGTTCCAGCATGGGATGGGCACACATCACCTGGCCGCTACTACCGGCCTTTCATCTTCTCCTGTCCCGTGCCATTCAATGTCTCTAGTCCTCTCGGCAGCGGTCCGGCCAATGTGTCACTTGTTGCCGAGCCGTGTGCCTGCCCACCCAATTCTTTGGCTCTTCCAAAAACTCCCGAAAAGGACCCAAAACGTGGCATTGCAGTGTGTGTTAAGGGACTGGACTTTCCAGAAGACATCTCTGCCAGACTGGTAGAATGGCTCGAGCTCCAGTTCCTCCTAGGTGCTGACACTGTGTTCTTCTACATCTTTCAG GTCCATCCTAAGGTTGACCTTATCTTACGCTACTACCGCCGGTTTCGTCGGGTCCAATTCGAAAGAATCCAGCTGCCAGGTTTGGATGAGCCACATATTCCAGCCAAGCGGAGGCACTACCTTGCCAACAACACGTGGCAGAAGCGCCGGCATGAACTGGTCCCTTACAACGACTGCTATTACCGGCACATCCCAACCCACGAGTTTGTCCTGCTTGTTGACATCGATGAAGTTGTCCTGCCACGCCGACACACAACGTGGCAGCAGTTGCTTGACGACATCGTCTCTGCATCACCCAACATGCTGGCAACATACGCCTCCTTGGCAGTGCCCAATGTCTACTTTTTTGACCACTTCGAGCGTGAAAAGAGCTGGTCTTGGTTCCTGAGCCGTGTTACAAGGTCAGCCAACTTCACACGACCAGGGTTTGCGGTGAAGAGTTTCTTCACCACAAACTCTTCCCTGGCCGTGTTTAATCACTACACCCTGGTCCCACTCTATGGGAAGCTCCAGCGAACTGTCCTCTTGAACAAGAAGGATGTTCAGTTAAACCACTACAGGGCTAAGTGCCCATTTGAAATGGAAGTCCTCTGTAAGGATGACTATTTCCGTTTTACTGTGAAGGACAAGATGTTGTGGAAGCTGGAGAGCAAGTTTATGAGTAAAGTGCGGGAAACAAAGGAAGGTCTGAGAACAAAGTTTCTTGTTCATGTTGGAAAAGAGGGCACAAGGTGA